The proteins below come from a single Bactrocera dorsalis isolate Fly_Bdor chromosome 5, ASM2337382v1, whole genome shotgun sequence genomic window:
- the LOC105234003 gene encoding BLOC-1-related complex subunit 6 → MEMSRRSQDIPIRPRYGIPDTTEDDNNSPIERTKQRTRKTPPSAMEPSSYSEIPFLAQYPDRDISAQGIERSQRASAEGDKAERTIIGEPGVEYDDEDDNSNSKDSSYEDNKTPMRPNSLHCDSSFPYELEGATSTDGEMRHFVADNLEEKIRSDQQSYASHNSTPSAANASGGLLTRRFLQTQRPQIDANVLNDIEIEAQYLAASVDNLMENLCNLLHSISSITADNVEVHKNAVNKLTDSMDANIKCMYTIMAKTEEITKSMKPTEQLGQRIREIKRLVDMLDGTM, encoded by the exons atggaaatgTCCCGTAGAAGTCAAGACATTCCTATTCGACCACGCTATGGTATACCAGACACAACAGAAGACGACAATAACAGTCCAATAGAGCGCACGAAGCAAAGAACTAGAAAGACACCACCGAGCGCTATGGAACCTTCATCATACAGTGAAATTCCTTTTCTCGCACAATATCCAGATAGGGATATTTCTGCACAAGGGATAGAACGTAGCCAACGAGCAAGTGCAGAAGGGGATAAAGCCGAACGCACCATTATTGGTGAACCAGGTGTTGAATACGATGATGAGGATGATAATTCAAACTCCAAAGACAGTTCGTACGAGGATAATAAAACACCTATGCGGCCCAACTCATTGCACTGCGATTCCT cTTTTCCTTACGAGTTGGAGGGTGCCACCAGTACAGATGGCGAAATGCGACATTTTGTAGCCGATAATCTAGAGGAAAAAATACGTAGTG ATCAACAGAGTTATGCTTCACATAATAGCACACCTTCAGCCGCCAATGCGAGCGGTGGCTTACTCACACGTCGTTTCTTACAAACTCAGCGACCTCAAATTGATGCGAATGTTTTAAATGATATTGAGATCGAAGCGCAATATTTGGCTGCGTCAGTGGATAATTTGATGGAAAACCTTTGCAATTTGCTGCATTCA ATATCTTCAATTACTGCTGATAACGTGGAAGTGCATAAAAATGCCGTAAATAAACTTACTGACAGTATGGATGCTAATATTAAATGCATGTACACAATTATGGCAAAAACAGAAGAAATTACTAAGTCCATGAAGCCAAC